One Carassius auratus strain Wakin unplaced genomic scaffold, ASM336829v1 scaf_tig00021008, whole genome shotgun sequence genomic window, ATGTATCGCAAGAAACTGGACCTCAAGGGGGTGAGCTCTGCGGACAACAGTGATCAGAGCAATCTGTGAGTttagacataaaaatatttatttttcaacacacacattttttggaGCTTTCTAGgtatgcactactgttcaaaagtttgagaaagTTGTCTCTTATTTTTACCAAGGCAACAGATCAAAACAGtacagtaaaaagagtaatactgtgagatattattacaattcagaaGAACTGTTTTCTTACATTTTCAGTATCATAACTACAGTTTTCGGTatcgtgatctttcagaaatcattctaatatgttgatttgctgcccataaaaaaaattctgatcattatcatcaatgttgtgacatttttttgtggaatctgtgaatttttttaaaagaatatctttactctcacttttgatcaatgtaatgcatccttgcagaattaaaaaaaaaatcttactgacctctaACATGTGAACAAGTAGTGCAGAACattcctttaaatttaaatggaaatgaaaagattattaacattattttatgtttaatagttCCCCACAAAGAAGGAGTCCAGTGATAACCAGCAATCTGAAAAAAGCCCGGTCTGCTCTGGAGCTGCGGCGAACTTCAGATCTTTCTGACCTGTCTGATGAAGAGTGCACTGCTGACAACGGCAACACTGAGAAAGGCCTTCATATCTCACCCAAAGAGCACATCAAGAACATGTGGCAGGACTTCAGCGTTCATAAGCTGTGTCCACCTCAATGGCACCCCTTTTCATCCTCACTGCAGAGCTTGCCTGCTGACTGCCAGGCTGCTAGCAAACTCAAGGGTAGGACCAAGGGTCAACGGCtaaaaaaacacaagcaaatgGTAGACGAGTGTTGGCATCCAAGAGTAACAGTCCCCAAGCCTTTCCACATGACCCTTCGTGAGGCAGAACGTCGcaagaaaggaataaaatcacGTTCAGAGATGGAGCAAGAGAACGCAGATCTCCGACGGCAGGTGGAGGAGCTCACCGAGTGCCAGAGGAAGTTCCGCGCCAGTCCGGCACCTGCACACGTGCGCCTCCCGCTGTACGAGGAGCTGCAGGAGCACGACGAGGAGCGCAGGCGGCTTCATCGCGACTTGGAGCAGCAGCGTCTCCACACCTCGCAAAGACCCTTCAGCTTCCTGGAGCGCGAACGGCTGAAGAAAGAGCAGAAGGAGGCCAAGCTCCGCGAGCAAATGCTCAAACACAaccgagaggaagaggagagaaggAAATGCCCCTTCAAGGCCAAACCCGTCCCACGGACAGTGAAGGAGGCCGCGTCGGGCGAGCAGCAGAAGGAGGAGGAGCTCTACAGGGCCATCAAGATGCAGATGCGGGCGAGGGAGTTGCTTCACAGTGCATCCATGCCTCCTAGCATGCTTGCGCGGCAGCTTAGTGAGAAACAGGTGCACAAAGCCGCCCAGGATGAAGAGCAAACACACAGACCCAAGATCAACACCGAAGTTCCGGACTTCGACGGCAGCTACAGGAGGTTTCGGAAGCAGCTGGCAAAGTGCAAAGAAGTGCGGCCCGTGACAGCGTGCGAACCCTTCCAGCTGCGCACGGCTAATATCGCCTCACACAAAGAACGCATCATGGCGGATATCGAGGCAGAGATAAAGAGCCCAAGACTATCACGCTGGCCGTTCATGACCCCACCTGCTCTCTCGCCCAGAACGCCCTCATCTTCCCTTTGCTCTTCTCTGTCTGGAAGCCAGGAATGCTTGTCTGCTAAAATCACAGATGCAGCCAAGAAACGGCAAGAAGCTGTGAGGTAACTGTGATGCCCAGCCCTGGTTTAAACCCTCACCCTTCTAGAACTTTCCAAGTGAAGTCCTGTGTCTCCAGCTTTTTGGAATTGCTAAGCAGGAGTGTGATTTTCCCTGCCAGTGTGTCTCCCATTTATAACCCCATCAACAGTAGAAAACCTCACTGGGAATGTTGTCGATGCTCCTCAATCCTCTTGCTGCCCTCAAGTCCTCATGGGAGGTTCATACTTACAAGGTCAGAAATGAATTCAAGATAGTTCGGTCAAAATGAAATGGAAGTGTTTagtaaattcatatttatttctcCATTTCACTTCCTCACAAAGAATGTTTTTAGCTCTTAACACAAAGGCAGAATTAAAATAGTATACTACAGTCTTATATA contains:
- the LOC113076695 gene encoding protein FAM161A-like translates to MKKSHRTNVLVMSCLKTPVDPHTKVPLAQYERERERSLGTRTDNSHYETEIEYDSGSELGTDERPVKDSNALLIKDYRVMGDHIDLREFYFSNQDYYRKLEQLKKAHLQTMAELELMYRKKLDLKGVSSADNSDQSNLSPQRRSPVITSNLKKARSALELRRTSDLSDLSDEECTADNGNTEKGLHISPKEHIKNMWQDFSVHKLCPPQWHPFSSSLQSLPADCQAASKLKGRTKGQRLKKHKQMVDECWHPRVTVPKPFHMTLREAERRKKGIKSRSEMEQENADLRRQVEELTECQRKFRASPAPAHVRLPLYEELQEHDEERRRLHRDLEQQRLHTSQRPFSFLERERLKKEQKEAKLREQMLKHNREEEERRKCPFKAKPVPRTVKEAASGEQQKEEELYRAIKMQMRARELLHSASMPPSMLARQLSEKQVHKAAQDEEQTHRPKINTEVPDFDGSYRRFRKQLAKCKEVRPVTACEPFQLRTANIASHKERIMADIEAEIKSPRLSRWPFMTPPALSPRTPSSSLCSSLSGSQECLSAKITDAAKKRQEAVRKVLEQRKRAEEEEEKLKEKQKQREKRLQKVITKRAQANDPHMTLAQTCPSKLKEFRKQDLQRQREYQEEMREIQERVKERPLLLESVSQMNAKRAAQKLYSATLHGCGLSESFISSKAPEGLKHRQTPSPAHSGSQTPPTYSKNRNEDNVELPDLRDLLEDYADDYEEYDHDMEEEHMDRDEDDRHSECHDTDEEKGNSYHDKLDFDDDEEQDERYKDDDISSKHSQSSRDSESKNSEKSDH